Sequence from the bacterium genome:
TAACATGGTATGTATAGTGTTATCCTAATGAAAAGCCTGCTCTTGCCTTGTCTCGTTGCCATCTCTCAACGTATATTGTAGCGTAAATTGAAGCAAAAATGTCTTGATGGAATCAACCGCCGAGGAGCAACATGAACAAGCTGAAATTTGTTGTAGGAGTATTTGCACTGACCCTGATTGTGGGTTTCGGTGCCACAAAAGCAAATGCCTGGTGCGACCCGCTGGATATCTACTGCGGGTTCACGATCACGGCAGATATTTGGTCACAGCATGATGACGTTTCGCGTTATCGGCACCTGGGCAGCAGCTCGGACTATTGCACACCGGGCCCGGACTCGTCGCGCTGGCGCGGCCGCTCGGATATCTACCGTATTCACAACCCCGGCGATCCGTTCACGCTGACGCTGGATTGGGAGGATGACCCCAACTCGCTGCTCGATGACCTCGTGTTGGTCGTTCTGGAAGATTGCGACGCCAATCGCTGCATCGGTTCGGACTATCACACGCTGGAGTTCTCGACGGCCAATGGCAATGCAATCGTGGACGACGACGCCAACGGCATTTGGGTTATCGTGGACAGCCGCACCGACATTCACAAGGAATACACGTTGAGCGCATACTGCGGCGACTTCCCGTTCGCCGTGGAGCTGATGTCGTTCTCAGCGAGCCGCAGCGCCGATGGCATCGCGCTGAACTGGAGCACCGCCTCGGAAACGGACAACGACCGCTTTGAAGTTTCGCGCCGTGATCTGACCGGCGACGACTGGATGACCGTGGCCGTTGTCAACGGTCAAGGGAACAGCGCAGCGCGTCACGACTACTCGTTCGTGGATCGCAACATCAACAACTCGGGCTATTCGTACGAATTGGCCGGCTACGATGTGAACGGCGTCCGTCAGGTGTTCGGCACCGTCGAAGTTGAAGCCGCGACCCCCGTCGCGCCGGTGCTGGAGTCGTATGAACTGGTCGGTAACTACCCGAATCCGTTCAATCCGACGACGAACATTCGCTTTGCGCTGGCGAACGCCACGGAAGTGCAGTTGACGGTGTATGACATCGCGGGTCGTGAAGTCGCCGACCTCGTGAACGGCATGGTTGAAGCCGGCGTGCATGACATCGAGTTCGACGCAAGCGGTCTGTCCTCGGGCGTCTACTTCGCACAGTTGCGCGGCGCTTTTGGCAGCGACGTGATGAAGATGGTGTTGATGAAGTAAGCTACCCTGCTTAATACATGGAAGCGGCTGGCGCGCAAGCGTCAGCCGCTTTTTTGTTTTACGGCAAACGGTAGAGCACATTCGGCCGCAGGAAATAGACGCGCAATTCTGCCGGAGCGCGACCGATCACTTCGCGCAGCAGCGCGGCATAGTCCTGCAATTGCGGGCGATGAACTTCCGCCCGGGCCGCGGCCTGGTCTAAGAGCAAATGGTCCGTTTTATAGTCGAGCACAATCCACTCGCCGTGCTCATTTTCAAACAGCAAGTCCACCGCGCGTTGCTGAACGACGCCCTGCGGCGCGGCAAACAGCGGGAGTTCGGTCAGAACACGGCGAGCCCGCGGCAATTCGTGCGCGAAGAGCGCGGAGGCCATGATTTGTTCAAGCAGTGATCGCGCTTCGGCCTGCGCATCCGCTTCCAGCACGACAGCGGCCTCGGCGGCACGCCAGGCGTCAGCAAATGCAGACTGATGGGCAAGTCGTTCCAGCGCGGCATGCATAAACGTGCCGAACCGGCGCGCGCGAACCTGCTCCCACGCGACGACCGGCACATCGTCGTCGGCAGATACGGGCGCCGCGCACAAACGAGCGATCTGCGCGTCGTGAACGGCTGCCCACGTTTGCAATTCGGTCGCATCGGCGGGACCTGCGTCTTCGGTAAGAGCCAACGTGTGCGCGTATGGCCGAAATCCGCGCAGGGGCTCGCTCGCACTCTGTGCGCTGACCACTTCGTGCTGCCCCGCAACGATCTCGGGATGAGCCGCGGGCCAATACCGCGCCGCAAGCACCGCCGGGCGATCAGGATTCAAATCGCTCTTCCGGGACGAGCGGCGCCAGCCCATTGGGACGACGAGCTTGTCGCAAGCACGCGTCAACGCGACGTAAAGCAGGCGGTCATTCTCCGCATGGGTCGCCGCTGTCTCAAGCGTATTGGCCTCCGCATAATTTGTCGTAAAGAGTTCGGCCTTCTTGGATTTACTGAAGGCGATATTCGGCCCTTGCGAGTGGCGACGAGACAACAGCCAACCAGCTTGGTCGCGCTCCTTGTCGGAATACGCGTACAGATACACCGTCGCGAATTCAAGGCCCTTCGATTTGTGTATCGTGAGAATCTGCACGGCATCTTCTTGTCCTTCACTCGCGTCGAGCTCGGTGCTTTGAACGAGCTTATCCATTTCGTTCAGCGACTCCACGATGCGCGACAATGCGGTCACGCCGCCTTGTTCGAGCCGGCGAATAATGGCAACCACGGTGCGAAGATTCTGCACGCGCTGCATGCCGTCCGATTTCAAACCATACACGATATCGAGCGAAAAACTTGCGAGCAGCCGCTCGGCCAGCGCGGATGCGCGTTGCCGCTTGGCGCGCTCGTGCCAAACACGCAACTCCGCCAGTGCGCGGACGACCGGCGAATCATCGCCCTGCGCGATGGTGTACACAAACGATCCGCCGGTGATCTTGTGCTGATAGAGCTCGTCGTCGGACAACGCAAACCACGGCGAACGCAGCACGCCGACCACAGCGACCGTGTGCTGCGGATTGGCGAGCGCCGTCAGCATCGTCAACAGCGACTCGACTTCGACGCGCTCGGCGAACGTGCTGTTCATGAAACTCACGAAGGGGATGTCGCGCGCGCTGAGCGCCTCCAGCAGGTCGTTTAACCGCGTGCCTTTGCGCAGGAGAATCGCCGTGTCGCCGTAGCGATGCCCCTCGACGCGGCGTTGGACGAGATGCTCGGCGATGGCTGCGGCTTCCCAACGGCCGCTGGTGACGGCGGATTTATCGTGGCGGGTGTAACCGGACGGCGGCAGCAGTAATTCAATGGCGTCCGCCGCGTGCTGTGCGCCATCATGCGCGACCAACGGCTCATAGCTCGGAATATGTTCATCCTGCGAATTCATCACTGGTGTGAACAGCGCGTTCACTTCCCGCACGATGGAGGGACGACTGCGGAAATTCGTCGAGATCGCCAGCACACGCCCCGCCTCGGCGATGCGCTGGGCCACATCACGATAGACCAGCATGTCCGCTCCGCGAAAACGATAGATAGACTGCTTCGGATCACCAACAATGAAAAGTTTGCCCGCTTTGAGATTTACATTGCGCCAATCGGCCGCGAAGTCACCGTCCTGCTCGCAGAGGTAGAAGGCGATTTCGACCTGCAACGGATCGGTATCTTGAAACTCATCTATGTGAATGTGGTCGTACTGCTTCTTGAAAAAGTCCCGGGCGATGCGCGAGTCGCGCAGCATGTCCCGGCAATAGAGCAAGAGATCGTCGAAGCCCAGCGCGCCTTGCACCCGAAGTGCGGCGCGATATTCATCAATCCCCGGACCTATCCACGTGACGAGTTCGCGGACGATATTGTTGACGAGCGTGGAGCGGACCTGCGCCGAGATGTCGGCAAGTTGCGCTTGGGCGTCTCGCGCTGCCGCAATCGCCTGTTTGTCACACCAATTCTCCTGCTTTCCGGTTCTGCTATTGCCAAGCCGCAAAGCCCTTAGCCAACGCGCGCCGGTAACGGAATAGATTTCGGCAGGTTGCTCTTGAAGCCAGGAGCGCACACCCTCAATGACAAGCATCATCCCGTCGTCTTGCACGCGACAGTTGCCCGCGTGTGCAAGAAAGCGCTGCGCGGCGGCGATCATGTC
This genomic interval carries:
- a CDS encoding T9SS type A sorting domain-containing protein, producing the protein MNKLKFVVGVFALTLIVGFGATKANAWCDPLDIYCGFTITADIWSQHDDVSRYRHLGSSSDYCTPGPDSSRWRGRSDIYRIHNPGDPFTLTLDWEDDPNSLLDDLVLVVLEDCDANRCIGSDYHTLEFSTANGNAIVDDDANGIWVIVDSRTDIHKEYTLSAYCGDFPFAVELMSFSASRSADGIALNWSTASETDNDRFEVSRRDLTGDDWMTVAVVNGQGNSAARHDYSFVDRNINNSGYSYELAGYDVNGVRQVFGTVEVEAATPVAPVLESYELVGNYPNPFNPTTNIRFALANATEVQLTVYDIAGREVADLVNGMVEAGVHDIEFDASGLSSGVYFAQLRGAFGSDVMKMVLMK
- a CDS encoding UvrD-helicase domain-containing protein; translation: MLRDQSARDHAAHTHNETMLVEAGAGTGKTRLLITRILALIEAGVAADRIAAVTFTVKAAGDLKQRLRAMLQTTAQTERVRAALNALDRMTVCTIHALASEMLRTLPVEANLPPDFIALDELQQRARLSQFRDNWLAAALDRDVPRAFEIADACGWNLLDSGGSGVASLFNELVQARIRPAEIVFVAADGDALNSIAADMIAAAQRFLAHAGNCRVQDDGMMLVIEGVRSWLQEQPAEIYSVTGARWLRALRLGNSRTGKQENWCDKQAIAAARDAQAQLADISAQVRSTLVNNIVRELVTWIGPGIDEYRAALRVQGALGFDDLLLYCRDMLRDSRIARDFFKKQYDHIHIDEFQDTDPLQVEIAFYLCEQDGDFAADWRNVNLKAGKLFIVGDPKQSIYRFRGADMLVYRDVAQRIAEAGRVLAISTNFRSRPSIVREVNALFTPVMNSQDEHIPSYEPLVAHDGAQHAADAIELLLPPSGYTRHDKSAVTSGRWEAAAIAEHLVQRRVEGHRYGDTAILLRKGTRLNDLLEALSARDIPFVSFMNSTFAERVEVESLLTMLTALANPQHTVAVVGVLRSPWFALSDDELYQHKITGGSFVYTIAQGDDSPVVRALAELRVWHERAKRQRASALAERLLASFSLDIVYGLKSDGMQRVQNLRTVVAIIRRLEQGGVTALSRIVESLNEMDKLVQSTELDASEGQEDAVQILTIHKSKGLEFATVYLYAYSDKERDQAGWLLSRRHSQGPNIAFSKSKKAELFTTNYAEANTLETAATHAENDRLLYVALTRACDKLVVPMGWRRSSRKSDLNPDRPAVLAARYWPAAHPEIVAGQHEVVSAQSASEPLRGFRPYAHTLALTEDAGPADATELQTWAAVHDAQIARLCAAPVSADDDVPVVAWEQVRARRFGTFMHAALERLAHQSAFADAWRAAEAAVVLEADAQAEARSLLEQIMASALFAHELPRARRVLTELPLFAAPQGVVQQRAVDLLFENEHGEWIVLDYKTDHLLLDQAAARAEVHRPQLQDYAALLREVIGRAPAELRVYFLRPNVLYRLP